A single genomic interval of Nonomuraea rubra harbors:
- the mraY gene encoding phospho-N-acetylmuramoyl-pentapeptide-transferase, protein MINIVIAGAVGLVLSMLGTPLAIRLFSRRGIGQNVREEGVQAHLGKKGTPTMGGIVFVLAALLAYGASHLATVEPPTVSGMLVLFLMTGLGAVGFLDDFIKIYKQRSLGLRSGAKALGQLVVGAVFAVLVTRQPNVYGITPAETRVSFLRDIGPSIGIVGFTIWVLIMIVGFSNAVNLTDGLDGLASGATGAVLAAYVLIGNWQLRNNCIDQLGPNCYWVRDPLDLAVVACAVLGALIGFLWWNAPPAKIFMGDTGSLALGGVLAGLAIATRTQLLLIILAGLCVIITLSVIIQVGSFKMTGKRVFRMAPLQHHFELKGWAETTIVVRFWLIAILCAALGLGLFYVEWMPK, encoded by the coding sequence GTGATCAACATCGTCATCGCCGGCGCGGTGGGCCTGGTCCTGTCGATGCTCGGCACCCCCCTGGCGATCAGGCTGTTCTCCCGGCGAGGCATCGGCCAGAACGTCCGCGAGGAGGGCGTGCAGGCCCACCTCGGCAAGAAGGGCACGCCCACGATGGGCGGCATCGTGTTCGTGCTGGCCGCGCTGCTCGCCTACGGCGCCTCCCACCTGGCCACGGTGGAGCCCCCGACCGTGTCGGGCATGCTGGTGCTGTTCCTGATGACCGGGCTGGGCGCGGTCGGCTTCCTCGACGACTTCATCAAGATCTACAAGCAGCGCAGCCTCGGCCTGCGCAGCGGCGCCAAGGCGCTCGGCCAGCTCGTCGTCGGCGCGGTCTTCGCCGTCCTGGTGACCCGCCAGCCGAACGTCTACGGCATCACCCCCGCCGAGACCCGCGTGTCGTTCCTGCGCGACATCGGCCCGTCGATCGGCATCGTCGGGTTCACCATCTGGGTGCTCATCATGATCGTCGGGTTCTCCAACGCGGTGAACCTCACCGACGGTCTCGACGGCCTGGCCAGTGGCGCCACGGGGGCGGTGCTGGCCGCGTACGTGCTGATCGGCAACTGGCAGCTGCGCAACAACTGCATCGACCAGCTCGGCCCCAACTGCTACTGGGTGCGGGATCCGCTCGACCTGGCGGTGGTGGCCTGTGCCGTGCTGGGGGCGCTGATCGGGTTCCTGTGGTGGAACGCGCCGCCCGCCAAGATCTTCATGGGCGACACCGGCTCGCTGGCCCTGGGCGGCGTGCTGGCCGGGCTGGCCATCGCCACCCGCACCCAGCTCCTGCTGATCATCCTGGCCGGCCTGTGCGTGATCATCACGCTGTCGGTCATCATCCAGGTCGGGTCGTTCAAGATGACCGGCAAACGTGTGTTCAGAATGGCCCCCCTGCAGCATCACTTCGAGCTCAAGGGCTGGGCTGAGACCACGATCGTGGTCCGATTCTGGCTGATCGCGATCCTGTGCGCGGCGCTCGGGCTGGGGCTGTTCTACGTGGAGTGGATGCCCAAGTAA
- a CDS encoding UDP-N-acetylmuramoyl-tripeptide--D-alanyl-D-alanine ligase: MIPLPLARIAEITSGALSGMADPRAVVRGPVVIDSRAVEPGSLFVAIKGARVDGHDYAAHAIRAGAVAVLAARPVEAPAVIVPDTAAALAELAAAQVRTLSNVTVIGVTGSAGKTSTKDLLARLTARIGATIAPQGSFNNELGHPLTVLRADLDTRFMVLELAARNIGHIKELTRIAPPQIGVVLNVGTAHLGVFGGKEAIAKAKGELVESLPRSGVAVLNADDPLVRGMATRTEARITFYGRGESASIRAEGVVVDARGRASFTLRTPSGAAHVSLQLYGEHAVENALAAAAAGYELGLPVATIAEELSEATPRSRWRMEVTERADGVTVVNDAYNANPDSMKAAFSAFEVLGRGRRRFAVIAALRELGEEGPALNAELGRLAGGAGLAGLVVAGPDAEPVLAGAHAAAQASAAQPPAGWQGPDGAPPGAPAYPGQPGHGQPGYGQPTRIVHVPDAEAAARELAAWLRPGDAVLIKGPRAMGLERTAELVLGGATQ; this comes from the coding sequence ATGATCCCGTTGCCGCTGGCCAGGATCGCCGAGATAACCTCGGGCGCCCTGTCGGGCATGGCCGATCCCCGCGCGGTGGTGCGCGGGCCCGTCGTGATCGACTCGCGGGCCGTTGAACCGGGATCCCTGTTCGTCGCCATCAAGGGCGCGCGGGTCGACGGTCACGACTACGCCGCGCACGCCATCCGGGCCGGAGCCGTCGCCGTGCTGGCCGCCAGGCCGGTCGAGGCGCCCGCGGTGATCGTTCCCGACACCGCCGCCGCGCTGGCCGAGCTGGCCGCCGCCCAGGTCCGTACGCTGTCGAACGTCACCGTCATCGGCGTCACCGGCTCGGCCGGCAAGACCAGCACCAAGGACCTGCTGGCCAGGCTCACCGCCAGGATCGGCGCCACCATCGCGCCCCAGGGCAGCTTCAACAACGAGCTCGGCCACCCGCTGACCGTGCTGCGCGCCGACCTCGACACCCGGTTCATGGTGCTGGAGCTGGCCGCGCGCAACATCGGCCACATCAAGGAGCTGACCCGCATCGCCCCGCCGCAGATCGGCGTGGTGCTCAACGTCGGCACCGCGCACCTCGGCGTGTTCGGCGGCAAGGAGGCCATCGCCAAGGCCAAGGGGGAGCTGGTGGAGTCGCTGCCGCGCTCGGGCGTGGCCGTGCTCAACGCCGACGACCCGCTGGTGCGCGGCATGGCCACGCGCACCGAGGCGCGGATCACCTTCTACGGGCGCGGCGAGTCGGCGTCGATCAGGGCCGAGGGGGTCGTGGTGGACGCGCGCGGGCGCGCCTCGTTCACGCTGCGCACCCCGTCCGGGGCCGCGCACGTGTCGCTGCAGCTGTACGGGGAGCACGCCGTCGAGAACGCGCTGGCCGCGGCGGCGGCCGGGTACGAGCTGGGCCTGCCGGTGGCCACGATCGCCGAGGAGCTGTCGGAGGCCACGCCGCGCAGCCGGTGGCGGATGGAGGTCACGGAGCGGGCCGACGGGGTCACCGTGGTCAACGACGCGTACAACGCCAACCCCGACTCCATGAAGGCGGCCTTCTCGGCGTTCGAGGTGCTGGGCAGGGGGCGGCGGCGCTTCGCGGTCATCGCGGCGCTGCGGGAGCTGGGCGAGGAGGGGCCCGCGCTCAACGCCGAGCTCGGCCGGCTGGCCGGCGGCGCGGGGCTGGCGGGGCTCGTCGTCGCCGGACCCGACGCCGAGCCGGTCCTGGCGGGCGCCCACGCGGCCGCCCAGGCGAGCGCCGCACAGCCCCCCGCCGGGTGGCAGGGGCCGGACGGCGCACCTCCGGGAGCGCCCGCCTACCCCGGGCAGCCCGGCCATGGGCAGCCCGGTTACGGGCAGCCGACGCGGATCGTGCACGTGCCCGACGCCGAGGCGGCCGCGAGGGAGCTGGCCGCGTGGCTGCGGCCGGGTGACGCGGTGCTGATCAAGGGCCCGAGGGCCATGGGTCTGGAGCGGACGGCCGAGCTCGTGCTCGGAGGTGCCACCCAGTGA
- a CDS encoding UDP-N-acetylmuramoyl-L-alanyl-D-glutamate--2,6-diaminopimelate ligase, producing MRPTTSPPRPLTGLATMLDADSGTARSPHAALTGVTIDSRSVRRGDLYVALPGNRVHGATFAADAMASGAVAVLTDRAGRDAAVATGLPVLIVPDPRALLGQISSWVYGQPAHDVQVLGVTGTSGKSTTTFMLEAGLRAAGHRAGLVGGVEIHAGDLRFQPTLTTPEASDLHGLFALMREEGVTAAAMEVSSHALALGRVDGIYYDVALFTNLSQDHLDFHKDFEDYFATKVKLFQPELSRVGVTNLDDRYGRELLDLAKVPMTTFSALGDPEAEWRAVDARLGSDGSVFRVVGPGGVEADASVALPGPFNVANALGAVVTLVEAGVPLHTAVHGVGTLGGVPGRMQRVTGAEDDFQAVVDYSHKPGAVESVLRSLRTVTEGTLTIVLGCGGDRDKGKRPIMGEISAELADVAIFTSDNPRSEDPLAILATMMEGALRVPQHDRAHVIIEPDRAAAIGLAIARAGRGDVIVVAGKGHEQGQYVSGEVIPFDDREVVAGAIDARKESRKH from the coding sequence ATGCGTCCCACGACCAGCCCGCCTCGCCCGCTGACCGGGCTCGCGACCATGCTCGACGCCGATTCGGGCACTGCGCGGTCGCCTCATGCCGCGCTGACCGGCGTCACCATCGACAGCCGCAGCGTCAGACGCGGCGACCTCTACGTAGCGCTGCCCGGCAACCGGGTCCACGGCGCCACGTTCGCCGCCGACGCGATGGCGTCCGGCGCCGTGGCCGTGCTCACCGACCGGGCGGGCCGCGACGCGGCCGTGGCCACCGGCCTGCCGGTGCTCATCGTGCCCGACCCGCGCGCCCTGCTCGGGCAGATCTCCTCCTGGGTGTACGGGCAGCCGGCCCACGACGTCCAGGTGCTCGGCGTCACGGGCACCAGCGGCAAGTCCACCACCACGTTCATGCTGGAGGCGGGCCTGCGGGCCGCCGGCCATCGGGCGGGGCTGGTGGGCGGCGTCGAGATCCACGCGGGCGACCTGCGCTTCCAGCCCACGCTGACCACGCCGGAGGCCAGCGACCTGCACGGCCTGTTCGCGCTGATGCGCGAGGAGGGCGTCACCGCGGCCGCCATGGAGGTCTCCAGCCACGCGCTCGCCCTCGGCAGGGTCGACGGCATCTACTACGACGTCGCCCTGTTCACGAACCTGTCGCAGGACCACCTCGACTTCCACAAGGACTTCGAGGACTACTTCGCGACCAAGGTGAAGCTGTTCCAGCCGGAGCTGAGCCGCGTCGGGGTGACCAACCTCGACGACCGCTACGGGCGCGAGCTGCTCGACCTGGCGAAGGTGCCGATGACCACGTTCTCGGCGCTGGGCGACCCGGAGGCCGAATGGCGGGCGGTGGACGCCAGGCTCGGCTCCGACGGCAGCGTCTTCCGGGTGGTCGGGCCCGGCGGCGTCGAGGCCGACGCGAGCGTCGCGCTGCCCGGCCCGTTCAACGTGGCCAACGCGCTCGGCGCCGTCGTCACGCTCGTCGAGGCCGGGGTGCCGCTGCACACGGCCGTGCACGGCGTCGGCACGCTGGGCGGGGTGCCCGGGCGCATGCAGCGCGTCACGGGCGCCGAGGACGACTTCCAGGCCGTCGTGGACTACTCGCACAAGCCGGGGGCCGTCGAGTCGGTGCTGCGCTCGCTGCGTACGGTCACGGAGGGCACGCTGACGATCGTGCTCGGCTGCGGCGGCGACCGCGACAAGGGTAAACGCCCCATCATGGGGGAAATCTCCGCCGAGCTGGCGGATGTGGCCATTTTCACGAGCGACAATCCGCGCTCGGAGGATCCGCTGGCCATCCTCGCGACGATGATGGAGGGAGCGCTCCGCGTTCCGCAGCACGACCGCGCTCATGTGATCATTGAGCCCGACCGCGCGGCCGCCATCGGCCTGGCGATCGCCCGGGCCGGGCGCGGCGACGTGATCGTCGTGGCGGGCAAGGGTCACGAGCAGGGCCAGTACGTTTCAGGCGAGGTGATCCCCTTCGACGACCGCGAAGTGGTCGCCGGAGCGATCGACGCACGCAAGGAAAGCAGGAAGCACTAA
- a CDS encoding peptidoglycan D,D-transpeptidase FtsI family protein, with product MQGRDERDRGRAGERPDDRPSASRGAGSGGAAARGTGARRGDGRTGSEAGRPRAESGRTGAESGRARPETGRARAEAGRAETGRARPESGRARPEAGRGGTESGRGGGEDARRRSRQEDGPHRRPQPGSSRPEARERAARRGPLGGDVPPPRGPRRPPPRPPRPPLVLRLGSPRRRINFGLIGMTFILSIFAGRLIQMQGLDSKVYEEAAADQRQHVETIPAKRGSITDVNGHDLAVTVEAREVSIDPTKVPVGVRANVAKILAQQLGKDEQEIAAKLAKPGTHYQLLARDVDPVVATRLLQARVPALSAKKTYKRLYPSGDLAGSLIGFVGDEGDGLGGMEQAKNSLLAGRDGEQRVETGRDGLRIPMTSSQRTAPVDGQDMRLTIDRDIQWAAQKSIAEQVQRSGSDSGTVIVMDVQTAQIVAMANAPELDLNNWRKAPESRYVNKAAADVFEPGSTNKVITAAAALEAKVVTPDTVYQVPDRIRCADQVLRDAHAHKVEALTFRQAMAQSSNVATVMAARKVGSQKLYEMLKAFGFGSTPGGGVPGAEAGLLPDYRKWSGSQSCTVAYGQGVSVTALQMASVYQTIANGGVKIEPQIVAGTTDATGRFVPAPAGKQTRVVSETTAKEITTMLESAVGEEGTGQLAAIDGYRVAGKTGTANRYDAELGRYDGYTASFVGFAPADKPRLVVLSVLQNPKKGHFGGQLAAPVFKDVMTFAIKSKKIPPTGSAAPTVRTRAGQ from the coding sequence GTGCAGGGGCGGGACGAGCGTGACCGCGGTCGTGCGGGCGAGCGGCCCGACGACCGCCCCTCGGCATCCCGGGGCGCCGGATCCGGAGGCGCCGCGGCCCGCGGGACCGGCGCGCGGCGCGGGGACGGGCGCACCGGGTCGGAGGCAGGGCGTCCCAGGGCGGAGAGCGGCCGCACCGGGGCGGAGAGCGGTCGCGCCAGGCCCGAGACCGGCCGCGCCAGAGCGGAGGCGGGGCGGGCCGAGACCGGCCGCGCCAGGCCCGAGAGCGGGCGTGCCAGACCCGAGGCCGGACGGGGCGGGACGGAGTCCGGGCGGGGCGGAGGTGAGGACGCCAGGCGCAGGAGCAGGCAGGAGGACGGGCCGCACCGCCGCCCCCAGCCGGGAAGCTCCCGCCCGGAGGCACGCGAGCGGGCCGCCAGGCGCGGCCCGCTGGGTGGCGACGTGCCGCCGCCCAGGGGCCCGCGCAGGCCGCCGCCCAGGCCGCCGCGCCCGCCGCTGGTGCTGCGGCTGGGCAGCCCGCGCCGGCGGATCAACTTCGGCCTGATCGGCATGACGTTCATCCTGTCGATCTTCGCCGGGCGCCTGATCCAGATGCAGGGCCTCGACTCCAAGGTGTACGAGGAGGCCGCCGCCGACCAGCGCCAGCACGTCGAGACGATCCCGGCCAAGCGCGGCTCGATCACCGACGTCAACGGCCACGACCTGGCCGTCACGGTCGAGGCCCGCGAGGTGTCGATCGACCCCACCAAGGTGCCGGTCGGCGTGCGCGCCAACGTCGCCAAGATCCTGGCCCAGCAGCTCGGCAAGGACGAGCAGGAGATCGCCGCCAAGCTGGCCAAGCCGGGCACCCACTACCAGCTCCTGGCCAGGGACGTCGATCCCGTCGTGGCCACGCGCCTGCTGCAGGCGCGCGTGCCCGCGCTGTCGGCGAAGAAGACGTACAAGCGGCTCTACCCGTCCGGCGATCTGGCGGGGAGCCTGATCGGGTTCGTCGGCGACGAGGGCGACGGGCTCGGCGGCATGGAGCAGGCCAAGAACTCGCTGCTGGCCGGGCGCGACGGCGAGCAGCGCGTCGAGACGGGCCGCGACGGCCTGCGCATCCCGATGACCAGCAGCCAGCGCACCGCGCCCGTGGACGGCCAGGACATGCGGCTGACCATCGACCGCGACATCCAGTGGGCCGCCCAGAAGTCGATCGCCGAGCAGGTGCAGAGGTCCGGGTCCGACAGCGGCACCGTGATCGTCATGGACGTGCAGACGGCGCAGATCGTGGCCATGGCCAACGCTCCCGAGCTCGACCTGAACAACTGGCGCAAGGCCCCCGAGTCCAGGTACGTCAACAAGGCCGCCGCCGACGTGTTCGAGCCGGGCAGCACCAACAAGGTGATCACCGCCGCCGCGGCGCTGGAGGCCAAGGTGGTGACCCCCGACACGGTCTACCAGGTGCCCGACCGGATCAGGTGCGCCGACCAGGTGCTGCGTGACGCCCACGCGCACAAGGTGGAGGCGCTGACGTTCCGCCAGGCGATGGCGCAGTCCAGTAACGTGGCCACGGTCATGGCGGCGCGCAAGGTCGGCAGCCAGAAGCTGTACGAGATGCTGAAGGCGTTCGGGTTCGGCTCCACGCCTGGTGGCGGCGTGCCCGGCGCGGAGGCGGGTCTGCTGCCCGACTACCGCAAGTGGTCGGGCAGCCAGAGCTGCACGGTCGCCTACGGGCAGGGCGTCTCGGTGACGGCCCTGCAGATGGCGAGCGTCTACCAGACGATCGCCAACGGCGGCGTGAAGATCGAGCCGCAGATCGTGGCGGGCACGACGGACGCCACGGGCAGGTTCGTCCCGGCTCCTGCTGGTAAGCAGACCAGGGTGGTGAGCGAGACGACGGCCAAGGAGATCACGACCATGCTGGAGAGCGCGGTGGGCGAGGAGGGCACGGGCCAGCTCGCGGCCATCGACGGCTACCGGGTGGCGGGCAAGACGGGCACGGCCAACCGGTACGACGCCGAGCTCGGCCGCTACGACGGTTACACCGCCTCGTTCGTCGGGTTCGCGCCGGCCGACAAGCCCCGGCTGGTGGTGCTGTCGGTGCTGCAGAACCCGAAGAAGGGCCACTTCGGCGGGCAGTTGGCGGCCCCCGTGTTCAAGGATGTGATGACGTTCGCCATCAAGAGCAAGAAGATTCCTCCCACAGGCTCCGCCGCGCCGACGGTGCGTACGCGCGCCGGACAGTGA